TTAGCCTTGTCTGCCCTCTTTCTTTTTGTATCTTAAATGCACTAAGCACAATATTAAATAAATCTTTGGAATAGATTCTCTCATTGCTTTTTGTTTCTTCCATTTTTACAAATAAATCAATCCTATCCAAAAATGGCTCTGATAGTTTATTTCTATAACTTTTAATTTCACTCTCTTTACATCTACATTCTTTTGTCAAACTATACAAATTCCCACAAGGACAAGGATTCATTGCACCAATAAATAATATTGATGATGGATATGTGAATTTTAAATTTACTCTTGAAATGCTTAATTCATTGTTTTCTAGTGGTTCTCGCAAAGATTCTAAAATACTTTTATGAAAATTTGGCAACTCATCAAAAAATAAGATTCCATTATGACTTAAACTAATTTCACCTGGTCTTGCTTCATTTTGTATAATTGAGCCTAAAATTGAAGCTTTTGAGCTACTTTGATGAGGATTTCTAAATGGACGAATTGGAGAATAAATAGAATCTTTATTATTTAGTGCGTTTATTTTTACACATTCACACATCTCCTCAAAACTAATAGGTGGCAAAATATATTGCATTCGTTTTGCAATCATACTTTTTCCACAACCTGGACTTCCATCAAATATAATATTATGCATTCCAACAGCAGCAATTAGTGCCGCTCTTTTTGCAAAAACTTGTCCAGCTACATCATAAAAATCAAGCTTAAAATTATCATCATAATAGTATTTAGCAGAATCTAATATTATAGATTTGAAATCAAAATCATATTTTTTAGATTTATTTTGTGGATTTTTAATCAAATCTAGTGCTTCATTTAGATTGCTTGCAAAATATATATTTAGATTTGGCACATTTGAATAAAGATTCTCTCCACTTTTTGGCAATAAAACATTGCTATTTGGATACATATTTGCTACTTCTAATAAAAGTGGATAAATAATAGGAGAATCTTTTATAGTAGAATCCAACCCAAGCTCGCCAAAAGCAAACCAATTTGATAAATCAATATCAACTCTATTCAATGCTACAAGCAAAGCTATGGGCAAGTCAAAATGTGAGCCATTTTTGGCAATATCAGATGGTGATAGATTTATTGTAATTTTAAAATTTGGACTTTCAAAATTACTATTTGATAATGCACCGCTTACGCGTTGTTTTGCTTCTTGTATAGAATTTCCAGCAAGTCCTGTGATAATAAAGCTAGGCAATCCTTTTTGAAATATTGATTCAACTTCAATTATCTTTGCCCCTACGCCAAATCTAGTAGCACAAAGTAACTTTTTTACCATTTAATTTCTATAAAACTTTTTGTTTTTTATATTCTTTTTCAAATTTTTTACGTTTTAAAATCGATAATTTATCAATAAATAAAATACCATTTAAATGATCTATTTCATGTTGCAGGGCAACTGCTAAATAATCATTTGCCTCAAGCTCTTTTACCTTGCCATCTCTATCTTGATATTGAAGTTTTATATAACTATATCTTTTTACATATTCATAAAAATTTGGAATACTAAGACAGCCTTCTTGAAATAAAATCTCTCCGCTAGATTCTAAAATCTTTGGATTTATCACTTCTATTAAATCTTCTTTATATTGAATCTTGTCATCTCTTGGAATATTAACAATTAAGATTCTATCCATTTTCCCTATTTGGACACCTGCTAAACCAATACCATTTTTATCCATCATTGTTTCATACATATTATCCAATGTTTGACTTAGAGCACTACCAAACTCAACGACTTCTTTTGAAATTTCTCTTAGCCTGCTATCTGGATAAATTACAATTTCTTCAATCATTGTCATCCTCTTTATAAACTACATATTTAACTTTATTTTGCTGCGCAAGTCTTAATGCTAAAATCGCATAATTTAAAGAATCTTGGGCACTTCTATTTGGCTTAATCTTTGATATGCCTATATTTAGATTTAGGCTTAATTCATTGCTACCAAGAAATATATTTGTATTTTGCAATAATTCAATCAATCTATCACTTGCTCTTTTTGAACTAACAACATTAGAATGCTTAAGCAACATACCAAAGATTCCATTGCCAATATAGCCTATCATATCACTTCTTCTTGATGTTTTTAGCAAGAGTTTTGCAACCGTTTTCATAACCACAAGCGCCATTTGTTCGTTGTTTAAATATTGTGTAATACTATAAGGCAATGCCATCATAAGTATCGTAGAATTGTGATTAAATTTATTTACTGCAATAGATTCTTCTTGCACTAATTTTATAAAATATCGTTTATTATAAACATCAAATTTTGAATCATACATAGTATTTGTATTTATATTTTCTAGTGCGTGGGAGCATTGTTCATAAAGTGATTTTAAAGTAATAACTTGTTTATCTATGTAATCTTTATTTTGCCTTAGTTTATCTAGCATTTGAGAATCTACATTTGTTTTATCTGCTTTTATTAGCTGTTCATAAATATCATTCATCAAAATAAAACTTTTATAGATTGAGGAAGTGCATTTAAGCAAATCTTTTGTTTTAGCAAATGCTATATAAATATTTTTTTCAAAATCTATATTCCTATCATCATTTTTTGTATCAGTTTCAATTAAATCATAAATTTTTTTTTGAAAATCTAAATCATATTTACCCAATATTTGTTCAAAAAACGCTTGATAATTAGCAGGAAGAGGCGGAATATTTTGGCTACTTAAAGCACTCAACACTTCATTTGAAAGAGAATCTAAACTAGCTTGCGGAGAATCGATAGATGTGTTGGTATTTGTATCAATATTTAAGTCATCAATATTTTCTAAATCGTTATGAAGATTCTCATCTAAATCTATAGATTCTGTTTCTTTAGAATCGTTTTTTTCTAATCTTATCAATTTATTACCTTATTTTAGACTCTTATCCAATATATTATCAATAATCCCATATTCTTTAGCCTCTTTGGCACTCATAAAAAAATCTCTATCTGTATCATTAGAGATCTTTTTGATACTTTGATTTGTATTTTTTGCCATTATTTCATTTAGACTTTTCTTTATATATAAAATTTCTTTTGCTTGAATCTCAATATCACTTGCCTGCCCTTTTGCTCCACCTAATGGCTGGTGTATCATTATTCTTGCATTAGGTAGAGCATATCTCTTGCCTTTTGTCCCGCTACTAAGCAAAAAAGCTCCCATAGATGCGGCTTGACCTATACAAATAGTAGAAATATCTGGCTTTATATAATTCATCGTATCATAAATACTAAAACCACTTGTAACAGCACCACCAGGAGAATTTATATAAATATAAATATCTTTTTGTGGATCTTCTGCTTCCAAAAATAAAAGTTGTGCTACTATTGATGAAGCGATATTATCATCGATTTCACCACTTAAAATCACAACTCTATCTTTTAATAATCGTGAGTAAATATCATAGCTTCGCTCGCCACGACTTGTCTTTTCAATAACATAAGGAATATAATTCATCAAAATACCTTTTATTTTTTTCTTACCCTTTTATATCAATCTTTTTTGATTGTAGATTCTAATAGATTATTTAGAATCTTATTTTCTAAAATCGTCATTTTTAGCGCTGGTATCATATTGTTTTTTTCATAATGTTCTAATACTTCTTTTGGATTAGTACCCATCATCATAGCTTCATAATAAAGCACTTGATAAAGTTCATTATCACTAACTGCTACTTTATCTCTCTTTGCAAATTTATCAATAATAAATGTTAATTTAACACTTTTTTGTGCCTCATTCCTAAAAGATTCTCGCTTGTCTTTTGCTTTATCTTTATCATTTTGCAAGGCTTGTAGTTCTTCTGTATCAATATTTTGCAAACTATTTCTAAAAATCACATCCATTTCTTGCTCAACAATATTATCTGGCAAATCAAAAGTAAAACCATCTATTAGATTCTCTATCAATTTTGGCTTTAAATCATTTAAAGCCTTATTTTTATTTTCATTTTCTAATTGAGTTTTGATATTTTCTCTTAAAGTTTCTAAAGTAGCATCTTTATTGTTTGGTATCATTTTCTTTGCAAATTCATCATCAATCTTGCTTGCTTGTCGCTCTTTTATAGCATTTAATTTCACATTAAATCTTGCTTCTTTGCCTGCTAGATGAGTGGCATTGTAATTCTCTGGGAATCTGACATTTATATCTTTTATATCACCTTTTTTCATGCCAATTAATTGATCTTCAAATCCTTCAATAAAACTTTTTGAGCCAATCTCTAAATCATAGTTTTCACCTTTTCCGCCTGTAAATGGCTCATTGCCTAAAAATCCCTCAAAATTTATATTTGCAATATCACTAGATTCTAAACTCTCTTTTGTAATCTCTACTAAATCGCCACTAGATTTTGCTAATTCTTCAATCCTGGAATCTATATCTTTATTGCTTACTTCTTGCAATTCAACAACAGGGATTAATTTTTCATAATCTTTCAAATCAATATCTGGAAAGATTCCAATCTTTGCTTCTACTTCTATACCATTATCATTGTTTTGAAATTTCGTTATCATAGGATTGCCAATAATTCTATCTAATTGAATGTTTAGCTCTTTTAGAGATTCTCTAACTAAATCATTTAGTGCTTCATTTTGACTATCTTGAATAATCCTATCTTTAAATCTATTTTCAACAATACTTAAAGGAACTTTACCTTTTCTAAAACCATCTATTTTTATATTTTTACTTATATCTTGGGCTATTTTTTTCTTTTTTTGGCTAATTGCTTCATTGTCAATCGTGGCATTTAACAAAATATTTGCATTATTTATTAGTTTTACACTCATTATTATTTCCTTACATCATAAAGGCTAGATTTAAGTGTGTATTTTAACAAAAAAACATACAATATCTATAATAATATTTTCTTAAGGTATTAAATGTCTTTAGGTAAATTAAGAGCAAAAATAGAAAACAAAATAAATCTTTCTCCACATTTTGGAGAGATAACACATATTTATTCAAACACCATAAAAGCAAATGGATTAAAAACTTCCATAGGTGATATAGTAAGCATAAAAGGCACTGATAGTGATATTTTAGGGATTGTTAGCACAATAGATGTAGAATCTTTTTCGATCACACCATTTACATCTACACAAGGACATAAAATAGGTGATAAAGTATTTATAAATCAAAAAGGTTTAAAAATTGGTGTTGGCGAGGGATTGCTTGGCAGAGTTGTAGATCCTATGGTAAATCCAATCGATAATCTTGGCGAAATCAAAAAAGATGCATTTATTTCAATATTAAACAAACCAATAAAAGCTATGGATCGAGGGTTAATTAATGAGAAATTTAGTGTTGGAGTAAAAAGTATTGATGGATTGCTTACTTGTGGTAAAGGGCAAAAAATGGGAATCTTTGCAGGAAGTGGAGTAGGTAAATCTAGCCTTCTTGGAATGATAGTAAGAGGCTCAAATGCAGATGTAAAGGTTATAGCATTAATTGGCGAGCGAGGCAGAGAAGTGCCTGAATTTATCATAAAAAATCTTGCTGGTGATTTGACAAATACGATTATAGTTGTAGCGACAAGTGACGATTCTCCGCTTATGAGAAAATATGGAGCATTTAGTGCAATGTCAATTGCTGAATATTTTAAAAATCAAAATAAAGATGTTTTATTTATAATGGATTCTGTAACAAGATTTGCAATGGCACAAAGAGAAATAGGATTGTCGCTTGGTGAGCCACCAACATCAAAAGGTTATCCACCATCG
Above is a window of Helicobacter sp. MIT 99-5507 DNA encoding:
- a CDS encoding YifB family Mg chelatase-like AAA ATPase — translated: MVKKLLCATRFGVGAKIIEVESIFQKGLPSFIITGLAGNSIQEAKQRVSGALSNSNFESPNFKITINLSPSDIAKNGSHFDLPIALLVALNRVDIDLSNWFAFGELGLDSTIKDSPIIYPLLLEVANMYPNSNVLLPKSGENLYSNVPNLNIYFASNLNEALDLIKNPQNKSKKYDFDFKSIILDSAKYYYDDNFKLDFYDVAGQVFAKRAALIAAVGMHNIIFDGSPGCGKSMIAKRMQYILPPISFEEMCECVKINALNNKDSIYSPIRPFRNPHQSSSKASILGSIIQNEARPGEISLSHNGILFFDELPNFHKSILESLREPLENNELSISRVNLKFTYPSSILFIGAMNPCPCGNLYSLTKECRCKESEIKSYRNKLSEPFLDRIDLFVKMEETKSNERIYSKDLFNIVLSAFKIQKERGQTRLNGKLNDDEIEKFCILDDNALDLLNQAINRFGLSHRGRVKVIKLSRSIADIDKSETIKRNHLLEALSFRAL
- the fliI gene encoding flagellar protein export ATPase FliI, whose amino-acid sequence is MSLGKLRAKIENKINLSPHFGEITHIYSNTIKANGLKTSIGDIVSIKGTDSDILGIVSTIDVESFSITPFTSTQGHKIGDKVFINQKGLKIGVGEGLLGRVVDPMVNPIDNLGEIKKDAFISILNKPIKAMDRGLINEKFSVGVKSIDGLLTCGKGQKMGIFAGSGVGKSSLLGMIVRGSNADVKVIALIGERGREVPEFIIKNLAGDLTNTIIVVATSDDSPLMRKYGAFSAMSIAEYFKNQNKDVLFIMDSVTRFAMAQREIGLSLGEPPTSKGYPPSSLSLLPQLMERAGKEENKGSITAFFTVLVEGDDLNDPIADQSRSILDGHIVLSRELGEFGIYPPINILSSASRIMNDIIDKKHKENAIKFRRAYALLKENEILIRIGSYQKGSDKELDDAINKKDKLDTFLQQDSNEKLDFNTIYAKLNEIFQ
- the clpP gene encoding ATP-dependent Clp endopeptidase proteolytic subunit ClpP, producing the protein MNYIPYVIEKTSRGERSYDIYSRLLKDRVVILSGEIDDNIASSIVAQLLFLEAEDPQKDIYIYINSPGGAVTSGFSIYDTMNYIKPDISTICIGQAASMGAFLLSSGTKGKRYALPNARIMIHQPLGGAKGQASDIEIQAKEILYIKKSLNEIMAKNTNQSIKKISNDTDRDFFMSAKEAKEYGIIDNILDKSLK
- a CDS encoding diguanylate cyclase domain-containing protein produces the protein MIRLEKNDSKETESIDLDENLHNDLENIDDLNIDTNTNTSIDSPQASLDSLSNEVLSALSSQNIPPLPANYQAFFEQILGKYDLDFQKKIYDLIETDTKNDDRNIDFEKNIYIAFAKTKDLLKCTSSIYKSFILMNDIYEQLIKADKTNVDSQMLDKLRQNKDYIDKQVITLKSLYEQCSHALENINTNTMYDSKFDVYNKRYFIKLVQEESIAVNKFNHNSTILMMALPYSITQYLNNEQMALVVMKTVAKLLLKTSRRSDMIGYIGNGIFGMLLKHSNVVSSKRASDRLIELLQNTNIFLGSNELSLNLNIGISKIKPNRSAQDSLNYAILALRLAQQNKVKYVVYKEDDND
- the tig gene encoding trigger factor, translating into MSVKLINNANILLNATIDNEAISQKKKKIAQDISKNIKIDGFRKGKVPLSIVENRFKDRIIQDSQNEALNDLVRESLKELNIQLDRIIGNPMITKFQNNDNGIEVEAKIGIFPDIDLKDYEKLIPVVELQEVSNKDIDSRIEELAKSSGDLVEITKESLESSDIANINFEGFLGNEPFTGGKGENYDLEIGSKSFIEGFEDQLIGMKKGDIKDINVRFPENYNATHLAGKEARFNVKLNAIKERQASKIDDEFAKKMIPNNKDATLETLRENIKTQLENENKNKALNDLKPKLIENLIDGFTFDLPDNIVEQEMDVIFRNSLQNIDTEELQALQNDKDKAKDKRESFRNEAQKSVKLTFIIDKFAKRDKVAVSDNELYQVLYYEAMMMGTNPKEVLEHYEKNNMIPALKMTILENKILNNLLESTIKKD
- the def gene encoding peptide deformylase; this encodes MIEEIVIYPDSRLREISKEVVEFGSALSQTLDNMYETMMDKNGIGLAGVQIGKMDRILIVNIPRDDKIQYKEDLIEVINPKILESSGEILFQEGCLSIPNFYEYVKRYSYIKLQYQDRDGKVKELEANDYLAVALQHEIDHLNGILFIDKLSILKRKKFEKEYKKQKVL